A stretch of the Chanos chanos chromosome 1, fChaCha1.1, whole genome shotgun sequence genome encodes the following:
- the ccdc135 gene encoding dynein regulatory complex subunit 7, with the protein MEVPSEIELSEDVAGQEEKANEEEDGLEQLQRDPQEVEDTLRDTQITPEVLNMLRQDHHVDLSQCPDSYKENSKQEKLLLAIAENFRSQYAHLYPDRKPLLMCPRNECGVQKFVSTTLRPTLLSHPELYSWEGCASFVSEFLSMKPLEPPFDPPRHLFSPALVLQTQRGTCFDFSTLLCSLLLGAGYDAYCVSGYAVKDICLLNQSRQECPLLVPPEKRKTEEQKQEMRKYSVKPPRDLRSSFKQQQEARRQAETEAAVHKERQEAEREQEERERPPPDSLLGLRVHCWVLVLCGKRKVPENFFIDPLTGKSYATTNENFLGIESVWNHQNYWVNMQDCRFGCAKMTYDLGDAEKWEYLLFGPTSQSQQLIREQQDIENEDETDEALFEMPQSWVSPIYISQEDMESRCPGGTKVTQYRKAKLEKFAPYLLKDGLVTRLSVYDDLDCTQLKTVKEWYKNRHDHLEEKELEKTSNVTVEHFSPGRNDALKRHRYTTLIPENERQMDFYSTARVDGLASRVETPFEMTETFEDRPDFLCYRHVIFGKWPDVSKGGMVPDQGQRPLQKVVERFHRDKSKPASKDVAERSFLVSEGWIEVTYHLEDDRIIPGWHIFVKPQDSRNSLNQPTFNSEMVSSFQVDPFAKPYKELFLYEMLMSLMKEEENVILRTRESEHEIKAILTLREQENSNTELHTSIYNTTKHEKARTLWREQERKAKEEHQGLKEKERDYLAPYLSKHGNPESLTQQAAIQIRADCLADLKQHLTRHANVIQARYEKETQQLQMKQQWFQKNQLHITKEEETEYLAYCSGAMLRIRVLKQRLNRHKEEASQRYQALDEKLRRDPRLANHLW; encoded by the exons ATGGAAGTGCCCTCTGAAATTGAGCTCAGTGAAGATGTTGCTGGGCAAGAGGAAAAAGCGAATGAGGAGGAAGACGGACTGGAGCAGCTGCAGAGAGATCCTCAGGAAGTGGAGGACACCCTGAGGGACACACAAATAACCCCTGAAGTTTTGAACAT GCTGAGGCAAGACCACCACGTAGACCTGTCTCAGTGTCCTGACTCATACAAGGAAAATTCCAAGCAAGAGAAGCTGCTGCTCGCGATTGCCGAAAACTTCCGCAGCCAATATGCCCATTTGTACCCTGACCGCAAACCGCTGCTGATGTGTCCCCGTAACGAGTGTGGCGTGCAA AAATTTGTGAGTACCACGTTGCGacccactcttctctctcacccagaGCTGTACAGTTGGGAGGGGTGTGCTAGTTTTGTGTCTGAATTTCTGTCAATGAAGCCTCTGGAACCACCATTTGACCCC cccAGACATCTGTTTTCACCTGCCTTGGTTCTACAAACCCAGAGAGGTACGTGTTTTGACTTCTCCACCTTACTGTGCAGCCTGTTACTGGGTGCAGGCTATGACGCTTACTGTGTCAGTGGGTATGCCGTGAAGGACATATGCCTCCTCAACCAGTCTCGCCAGGAGTGTCCCTTACTGGTCCCCCCAGAGAAA aGGAAGACAGAAGAGCAGAAGCAGGAGATGAGGAAATATTCAGTGAAACCCCCACGGGACTTGCGCAGCAGCTTTAAGCAGCAGCAGGAGGCGCGGAGACAGGCTGAGACAGAGGCAGCGGTACACAAAGAGAggcaggaggcagagagagagcaggag GAGCGAGAACGTCCGCCTCCGGATTCCCTTCTGGGCCTGCGGGTTCACTGCTGGGTTCTGGTTCTCTGTGGGAAACGGAAGGTCCCTGAGAACTTCTTCATTGATCCGCTGACAGGAAAGAGCTACGCTACGACAAACGAGAACTTCCTCGGCATAGAAAGCGTATGGAACCACCAGAACTACTGGGTCAACATGCAGGACTGTCGCTTTGGTTGTGCT AAGATGACTTATGACCTTGGAGATGCAGAGAAGTGGGAATACTTGCTTTTTGGCCCCACTAGCCAATCACAGCAGCTCATAAGAGAACAACAGGACATTGAGAATGAG gatgaGACAGACGAGGCTTTGTTTGAAATGCCACAGTCGTGGGTGAGCCCGATCTATATTTCACAGGAAG ATATGGAGAGCCGGTGCCCCGGAGGAACGAAGGTCACCCAGTACAGAAAAGCCAAGCTGGAGAAGTTTGCCCCTTATCTCCTGAAGGATGGTCTGGTAACAAGGCTGAGCGTGTATGACGACCTTGACT GCACGCAGCTCAAGACCGTGAAAGAGTGGTACAAGAATCGGCATGATCACCTAGAGGAGAAAGAGCTGGAGAAAACCAGCAATGTTACAGTCGAACATTTCTCACCTGGACGGAACGACGCTCTTAAAC GTCACAGGTACACAACGCTGATCCCTGAAAACGAGCGACAGATGGACTTTTACAGCACTGCGCGAGTGGACGGATTGGCCAGCAGGGTCGAGACGCCATTTGAGATGACAGAGACCTTTGAGGATCGCCCTGACTTCTTGTGTTACCGCCACGTCATTTTTGGAAAGTGGCCTGATGTGTCTAAGGGTGGTATGGTTCCAGATCAAGGTCAGCGACCCCTACAG AAGGTGGTTGAGAGATTCCATCGGGATAAGTCAAAACCAGCCAGCAAGGACGTGGCTGAACGGAGCTTCTTGGTATCGGAAGGTTGGATTGAGGTGACCTACCATCTGGAGGATGATAGGATCATTCCTGGGTGGCATATTTTTGTCAAGCCTCAGGACTCCAGGAACTCCCTGAATCAACCCACCTTTAACTCTGAGATGGTCTCTTCTTTCCAG GTGGACCCATTTGCAAAGCCATACAAGGAGTTATTTTTGTATGAGATGCTTATGTCTCTGatgaaggaagaggagaatgtTATACTGCGAACCAGAGAATCAGAGCACGAG ATAAAGGCCATTCTTACTCtaagagaacaagagaacagCAATACAGAGCTCCACACTTCCATCTATAACACAACCAAGCACGAGAAAGCCCGCACTCTTTGGAGGGAACAG GAGCGAAAAGCCAAAGAGGAGCATCAAGGACTGAAAGAAAAGGAGCGGGACTATTTGGCTCCATATCTGTCCAAACATGGAAACCCAGAATCGCTAACCCAGCAAGCCGCCATCCAGATAAGGGCAGATTGCCTGGCAGACCTGAAGCAACATCTCACTCGCCATGCCAACGTCATCCAGGCCAGATACGAGAAG gAGACTCAGCAGCTGCAGATGAAACAACAATGGTTCCAGAAGAACCAGCTCCACATAACCAAAGAAGAGGAGACCGAGTACCTCGCTTACTGCTCAGGTGCAATGTTGAGGATCCGTGTACTTAAACAGCGTCTCAATCG ACACAAGGAAGAAGCCAGTCAGAGATACCAGGCATTGGATGAAAAACTAAGACGAGACCCACGACTGGCTAACCACCTCTGGTGA
- the uba2 gene encoding SUMO-activating enzyme subunit 2 isoform X2 has protein sequence MVQLVGALRKELADSLSTCRVLVVGAGGIGCELLKNLVLTGFKNIEVIDLDTIDVSNLNRQFLFQKKHVGKSKAQVAKESVLKFCPTANITAYHDSIMNPDYNVEFFRNFMLVMNALDNRAARNHVNRMCLAADIPLIESGTAGYLGQVTVIKKGLTECYECQPKPTQKTFPGCTIRNTPSEPIHCIVWAKYLFNQLFGEEDADQEVSPDTADPEAAWNPEETAARATASDQDGDIKRVSTKEWARSTGYDPVKLFNKLFKDDIMYLLTMDKLWRKRKAPLPLDWAEIHQLTGIQEEVSGSGLKDQQVLSARGYAQLFSRSVETLRSQLAEKGDGAELVWDKDDPPAMDFVTAAANLRMHVFSMNMKSRFDVKSMAGNIIPAIATTNAVIAGLIVLEALKILSGDLEQCRTIFLNKQPNPRKKLLVPCALDPPNASCYVCASKPEVTVKLSVHKTLVQGLQDKILKEKFGMVAPDVQIEDGKGTILISSEEGETEANNSKFLSEFGIRNGSRLQADDFLQDYTLFVNILHCEDMEKDVEFEVVGDAPEKAPAPSAQEEGKSVANGNKDSAQPSTSSKAAAEQDDVLIVDSDEEPSSSNMDVSTETGGLKRKLHDAETGETASKRKRLDQQQQQPADNDDDIIALD, from the exons ATGGTACAACTTGTGGGGGCACTCCGTAAAGAACTCGCCGATTCCCTGTCGACCTGCCGGGTGCTGGTTGTTGGAGCTGGAGGGATTGGCTGTGAGCTCCTAAAAAATCTTGTTCTCACCGGCTTCAAAAATATTGAAGTG ATCGACCTGGACACCATTGATGTGAGCAATCTGAACAGGCAGTTCCTCTTTCAGAAGAAACATGTGGGCAAGTCCAAAgctcag GTTGCCAAAGAGAGCGTGTTGAAGTTCTGTCCAACAGCAAATATTACAGCCTACCATGACAGCATTATGAA CCCTGATTACAATGTGGAGTTCTTCAGGAATTTCATGCTGGTCATGAATGCGTTGGACAACAGAG CGGCTCGAAACCACGTAAACAGGATGTGTTTGGCTGCAGACATTCCTCTGATTGAGAGTGGTACAGCTGGGTACCTTGGCCAGGTCACAGTCATTAAGAAG GGTCTGACTGAATGCTATGAGTGCCAacccaaacccacacaaaaAACCTTCCCAGGATGCACCATTCGCAACACCCCATCCGAGCCCATCCACTGCATTGTGTGGGCGAAATACCTCTTCAA TCAGCTGTTTGGTGAAGAGGATGCAGACCAGGAGGTGTCTCCTGACACAGCGGACCCTGAGGCAGCAT GGAACCCTGAAGAGACGGCGGCCAGAGCCACGGCCTCTGACCAGGACGGAGATATCAAACGCGTCTCCACCAAAGAGTGGGCACGCTCCACGGGCTACGACCCCGTCAAACTCTTCAACAAG ctTTTCAAAGATGACATTATGTATCTTCTAACCATGGATAAGCtatggaggaagaggaaagcaCCACTACCTTTAGACTGGGCGGAGATTCACCAACTTA CAGGGATCCAGGAGGAGGTGTCAGGGAGCGGGCTGAAGGACCAGCAGGTGCTGAGCGCGCGGGGTTATGCTCAGCTCTTCTCCCGCAGCGTGGAGACCCTGCGCTCCCAGCTGGCCGAGAAGGGAGACGGAGCAGAACTGGTCTGGGACAAG GACGACCCCCCGGCTATGGACTTTGTGACGGCGGCAGCTAACCTCCGCATGCACGTCTTCAGTATGAACATGAAAAGCCGCTTCGACGTCAAAT CCATGGCAGGAAACATCATTCCTGCTATTGCCACAACCAATGCTGTCATCGCTGGCCTTATCGTCCTGGAGGCTCTGAAGATCCTCAGTGGAGACCTGGAGCAGTGTCGCACG ATCTTCTTGAACAAGCAGCCCAACCCCAGGAAGAAGCTGCTGGTCCCGTGTGCTCTGGACCCGCCCAACGCCAGCTGTTACGTGTGTGCCAGCAAACCAGAGGTTACCGTCAAACTCAGCGTTCACAAGACTCTGGTACAAGGTCTACAAGACAAG ATATTAAAGGAGAAATTCGGTATGGTGGCGCCAGACGTGCAGATTGAGGATGGAAAAGGAACAATCCTCATCTCCTCTGAGGAAGGAGAGACTGAAG CAAACAACAGCAAGTTCCTGTCTGAATTCGGGATACGAAATGGCAGCCGTCTTCAAGCCGATGACTTCCTGCAAGATTACACGCTTTTTGTTAATATACTTCACTG tgaggacaTGGAAAAGGACGTGGAATTTGAAGTAGTTGGCGACGCCCCCGAAAAGGCACCGGCTCCAAGCGCTCAGGAGGAGGGAAAGAGCGTTGCAAACGGCAACAAGGATTCTGCCCAACCTTCTACCTCATCTAAGG ctgCTGCGGAGCAGGATGACGTTCTTATCGTAGACTCAGATGAGGAGCCTTCCTCCAGCAACATGGACGTTTCCACGGAAACGGGAGGGCTCAAGAGAAAACTCCACGACGCGGAAACGGGTGAAACTGCGTCGAAGCGCAAACGCTTggatcagcagcagcagcagcctgcCGACAACGATGATGATATTATTGCGTTAGACTAG
- the uba2 gene encoding SUMO-activating enzyme subunit 2 isoform X1, producing the protein MVQLVGALRKELADSLSTCRVLVVGAGGIGCELLKNLVLTGFKNIEVIDLDTIDVSNLNRQFLFQKKHVGKSKAQVAKESVLKFCPTANITAYHDSIMNPDYNVEFFRNFMLVMNALDNRAARNHVNRMCLAADIPLIESGTAGYLGQVTVIKKGLTECYECQPKPTQKTFPGCTIRNTPSEPIHCIVWAKYLFNQLFGEEDADQEVSPDTADPEAAWNPEETAARATASDQDGDIKRVSTKEWARSTGYDPVKLFNKLFKDDIMYLLTMDKLWRKRKAPLPLDWAEIHQLSEFGILQRAALDVEEVSGSGLKDQQVLSARGYAQLFSRSVETLRSQLAEKGDGAELVWDKDDPPAMDFVTAAANLRMHVFSMNMKSRFDVKSMAGNIIPAIATTNAVIAGLIVLEALKILSGDLEQCRTIFLNKQPNPRKKLLVPCALDPPNASCYVCASKPEVTVKLSVHKTLVQGLQDKILKEKFGMVAPDVQIEDGKGTILISSEEGETEANNSKFLSEFGIRNGSRLQADDFLQDYTLFVNILHCEDMEKDVEFEVVGDAPEKAPAPSAQEEGKSVANGNKDSAQPSTSSKAAAEQDDVLIVDSDEEPSSSNMDVSTETGGLKRKLHDAETGETASKRKRLDQQQQQPADNDDDIIALD; encoded by the exons ATGGTACAACTTGTGGGGGCACTCCGTAAAGAACTCGCCGATTCCCTGTCGACCTGCCGGGTGCTGGTTGTTGGAGCTGGAGGGATTGGCTGTGAGCTCCTAAAAAATCTTGTTCTCACCGGCTTCAAAAATATTGAAGTG ATCGACCTGGACACCATTGATGTGAGCAATCTGAACAGGCAGTTCCTCTTTCAGAAGAAACATGTGGGCAAGTCCAAAgctcag GTTGCCAAAGAGAGCGTGTTGAAGTTCTGTCCAACAGCAAATATTACAGCCTACCATGACAGCATTATGAA CCCTGATTACAATGTGGAGTTCTTCAGGAATTTCATGCTGGTCATGAATGCGTTGGACAACAGAG CGGCTCGAAACCACGTAAACAGGATGTGTTTGGCTGCAGACATTCCTCTGATTGAGAGTGGTACAGCTGGGTACCTTGGCCAGGTCACAGTCATTAAGAAG GGTCTGACTGAATGCTATGAGTGCCAacccaaacccacacaaaaAACCTTCCCAGGATGCACCATTCGCAACACCCCATCCGAGCCCATCCACTGCATTGTGTGGGCGAAATACCTCTTCAA TCAGCTGTTTGGTGAAGAGGATGCAGACCAGGAGGTGTCTCCTGACACAGCGGACCCTGAGGCAGCAT GGAACCCTGAAGAGACGGCGGCCAGAGCCACGGCCTCTGACCAGGACGGAGATATCAAACGCGTCTCCACCAAAGAGTGGGCACGCTCCACGGGCTACGACCCCGTCAAACTCTTCAACAAG ctTTTCAAAGATGACATTATGTATCTTCTAACCATGGATAAGCtatggaggaagaggaaagcaCCACTACCTTTAGACTGGGCGGAGATTCACCAACTTAGTGAGTTTGGAATCTTACAAAGAGCTGCTCTAGATGTC GAGGAGGTGTCAGGGAGCGGGCTGAAGGACCAGCAGGTGCTGAGCGCGCGGGGTTATGCTCAGCTCTTCTCCCGCAGCGTGGAGACCCTGCGCTCCCAGCTGGCCGAGAAGGGAGACGGAGCAGAACTGGTCTGGGACAAG GACGACCCCCCGGCTATGGACTTTGTGACGGCGGCAGCTAACCTCCGCATGCACGTCTTCAGTATGAACATGAAAAGCCGCTTCGACGTCAAAT CCATGGCAGGAAACATCATTCCTGCTATTGCCACAACCAATGCTGTCATCGCTGGCCTTATCGTCCTGGAGGCTCTGAAGATCCTCAGTGGAGACCTGGAGCAGTGTCGCACG ATCTTCTTGAACAAGCAGCCCAACCCCAGGAAGAAGCTGCTGGTCCCGTGTGCTCTGGACCCGCCCAACGCCAGCTGTTACGTGTGTGCCAGCAAACCAGAGGTTACCGTCAAACTCAGCGTTCACAAGACTCTGGTACAAGGTCTACAAGACAAG ATATTAAAGGAGAAATTCGGTATGGTGGCGCCAGACGTGCAGATTGAGGATGGAAAAGGAACAATCCTCATCTCCTCTGAGGAAGGAGAGACTGAAG CAAACAACAGCAAGTTCCTGTCTGAATTCGGGATACGAAATGGCAGCCGTCTTCAAGCCGATGACTTCCTGCAAGATTACACGCTTTTTGTTAATATACTTCACTG tgaggacaTGGAAAAGGACGTGGAATTTGAAGTAGTTGGCGACGCCCCCGAAAAGGCACCGGCTCCAAGCGCTCAGGAGGAGGGAAAGAGCGTTGCAAACGGCAACAAGGATTCTGCCCAACCTTCTACCTCATCTAAGG ctgCTGCGGAGCAGGATGACGTTCTTATCGTAGACTCAGATGAGGAGCCTTCCTCCAGCAACATGGACGTTTCCACGGAAACGGGAGGGCTCAAGAGAAAACTCCACGACGCGGAAACGGGTGAAACTGCGTCGAAGCGCAAACGCTTggatcagcagcagcagcagcctgcCGACAACGATGATGATATTATTGCGTTAGACTAG
- the ca5a gene encoding carbonic anhydrase 5A, mitochondrial codes for MVTLTAIVSPIGRQLHRHLVKQARAQRWVPVRRCNLTACSSKYVLSQVHPMWQEPLAVPGGDRQSPIDIVVRKSVFDPRLKPLTPQYDPRTCQQIWNNGYSFLVEYDDTTDKSTLKGGPLEDQFRLCQFHFHWGENNSWGSEHTVDRRLYPAELHLVHWNSDKYSLFEEAVMEENGLAVIGVFLKIGKRHEGLQKLVDALPAIRHKGSAVEFTKFDPACLLPKNIDDYWTYAGSLTTPPLTEAVTWIVMKQHIEVSHDQLAVFRSLLFTSAEEEVQKSMVNNFRVQQPLKGRTVRSSFTPFLKEVPTPSDSPNTAV; via the exons ATGGTGACTCTCACAGCTATTGTATCTCCTATCGGTCGTCAACTTCATCGACATCTCGTCAAGCAAGCAAGAGCCCAACGCTGGGTACCCGTTCGTAGATGCAATCTCACAGCGTGCTCCAGCAAATATGTTCTTTCCCAAG TGCATCCAATGTGGCAAGAACCCCTTGCCGTCCCGGGGGGTGACCGTCAGTCTCCTATTGACATCGTAGTGCGTAAGAGCGTCTTTGACCCGCGTCTCAAGCCGCTGACTCCGCAGTATGATCCGAGGACTTGTCAGCAGATATGGAACAACGGATACTCATTCCTTGTTGAGTACGACGATACCACTGACAAATCCA CTCTTAAAGGTGGCCCACTGGAGGACCAGTTCAGACTGTGCCAGTTCCATTTTCACTGGGGGGAGAATAATTCGTGGGGTTCAGAGCACACAGTGGATCGGAGACTGTACCCTGCTGAG CTGCACCTGGTTCATTGGAACTCTGATAAGTACAGTTTGTTTGAGGAGGCCGTGATGGAGGAGAACGGTCTGGCCGTCATCGGAGTCTTTCTGAAG ATTGGAAAGAGACATGAGGGGCTGCAGAAGCTGGTGGATGCTTTACCTGCCATAAGACACAAG GGAAGCGCTGTTGAGTTCACCAAATTTGACCCTGCCTGTCTGTTGCCCAAGAACATTGACGATTACTGGACGTATGCAGGGTCCCTGACCACCCCCCCTCTGACCGAGGCTGTGACCTGGATTGTCATGAAACAGCATATCGAAGTCAGCCATGATCAG CTGGCCGTATTCCGGAGTTTGCTCTTCACGTCGGCTGAGGAGGAGGTGCAGAAGAGCATGGTCAACAATTTCCGTGTTCAGCAGCCACTGAAAGGCCGCACGGTCCGCTCCTCTTTCACTCCCTTCCTAAAGGAGGTGCCAACACCCAGTGACAGTCCAAATACTGCGGTTTAA